A part of Phoenix dactylifera cultivar Barhee BC4 chromosome 2, palm_55x_up_171113_PBpolish2nd_filt_p, whole genome shotgun sequence genomic DNA contains:
- the LOC103724217 gene encoding serine/arginine repetitive matrix protein 1, which yields MDLKPFTFFHLCALFFFRVFGFNEETSPSYVHAFWQIVSCTPDPTASNAKSHEATKSSPARDSIRKVSQCPDNLRKCHHAEKSEAHGPIVEATPSPQSPQLGIPPGAEAQTESKACPNCHLKRLESERSMAGPDGRARQHRQIHREPDRVSIDRSSKAAKNSNRVSAEHGMRGTPEPDSREKPRQSQSPPSRARLADIPTRRTMSQKRSRVETSDRRSDAESTRMKGSQHESTRRTVSPKDGRPTKTCLSDRTARIHQVEKRKGASPTLKMDPVIRQLGGRTLARAEEAPSRRRSPSRKEHVNRVPPDRELSTRSVRHVGGYQVGPHRRMLPPPIPRRESIVYSSLSDTMTTQSDSSASEVSLARRAGPPTAFPAKAQIVPRRMPSRHAPVPSRDRSPSKRVPEPRRRLSHHRAMRPSRVSAGPAKPDRGWKPEKQDGRLRRFKDKLAIIFHHHHHHHHHHHLGHVDGGDDTKKGGARHHRSPWKHLGRILHQRSEEGQGKLLTEVHAERAADRAPARHQHGYFREFLEALVRHVWRSRKKKAVRADRGRLGRSASRVRVKKLHWWQRFRRRGGVKLTNGKKPRLRLRFSKTNPRTSKRPAAV from the coding sequence ATGGACTTAAAACCCTTCACATTCTTTCATTTATgtgcgctttttttttttcgtgttTTCGGTTTTAATGAGGAGACTTCTCCCTCTTACGTGCATGCATTTTGGCAGATTGTGTCCTGCACGCCCGACCCCACCGCGTCCAACGCGAAATCCCATGAGGCGACCAAATCAAGCCCCGCACGTGACAGTATAAGAAAAGTGTCCCAATGTCCAGATAATCTTCGAAAATGCCACCATGCCGAAAAGAGCGAAGCCCACGGGCCAATTGTTGAAGCTACGCCCAGCCCACAAAGCCCACAACTTGGAATCCCTCCAGGGGCGGAAGCGCAAACAGAGTCGAAGGCATGCCCAAATTGCCATCTCAAGCGGCTCGAGTCGGAAAGATCGATGGCAGGCCCAGATGGGAGAGCCCGCCAACACCGTCAGATTCATCGCGAGCCTGATCGAGTTAGCATCGACCGTTCGTCAAAAGCTGCGAAGAACAGCAACCGTGTATCCGCAGAACACGGGATGAGAGGTACGCCGGAACCCGACTCACGAGAAAAGCCACGTCAGAGTCAGAGCCCACCGAGTCGGGCCCGCTTGGCTGACATCCCAACTCGGAGAACCATGAGCCAGAAGCGGAGCCGGGTTGAGACCAGCGATCGCCGTTCCGACGCCGAATCGACTCGGATGAAGGGAAGCCAACACGAGTCAACTCGTCGTACGGTGAGTCCAAAGGACGGACGGCCAACAAAGACCTGCCTGTCAGATCGAACGGCTCGGATTCACCAAGTGGAGAAGAGGAAAGGAGCGAGTCCCACCCTAAAGATGGATCCAGTAATTAGACAACTCGGCGGGCGCACTCTCGCTAGAGCTGAGGAGGCACCGAGTCGTCGCAGAAGTCCGAGTCGGAAAGAGCACGTAAACCGGGTCCCACCGGACCGGGAGCTTAGCACGCGTTCAGTGCGCCACGTGGGAGGATACCAGGTGGGCCCACATAGAAGAATGCTTCCACCGCCAATACCGAGGAGGGAATCTATAGTGTACTCGTCGCTGAGCGACACAATGACAACTCAGTCCGACTCGTCAGCGAGCGAGGTATCGCTTGCTAGGAGAGCGGGCCCACCTACTGCCTTCCCCGCCAAGGCCCAGATCGTGCCACGTCGGATGCCGAGTCGACACGCGCCTGTGCCGAGTCGAGATCGGAGCCCATCCAAGCGGGTTCCAGAGCCGCGTCGGAGGCTGAGTCATCACCGAGCGATGCGCCCATCTCGTGTATCAGCGGGTCCCGCCAAACCGGACCGCGGTTGGAAGCCGGAGAAGCAAGATGGACGGCTGAGAAGATTCAAGGACAAGCTGGCGATCATCTTccatcaccaccaccatcatcaCCATCACCACCACCTAGGACATGTGGACGGTGGCGATGATACTAAAAAAGGTGGGGCCCGTCATCACAGGTCACCGTGGAAGCATCTTGGGAGGATTCTCCACCAGAGGAGCGAAGAGGGGCAGGGGAAGTTGTTGACGGAGGTGCACGCGGAACGAGCGGCGGACAGGGCGCCAGCACGGCATCAGCACGGATACTTTCGCGAGTTTCTGGAAGCGCTGGTGCGGCACGTGTGGAGgtcgaggaagaagaaggcggTCCGGGCCGACCGGGGCCGGTTGGGGAGGTCGGCCAGCCGGGTTCGGGTGAAGAAGCTGCACTGGTGGCAGCGGTTTAGGAGGCGTGGTGGGGTCAAACTGACCAATGGTAAGAAGCCACGTCTCAGGCTGCGCTTTAGCAAGACAAATCCTCGAACCTCAAAGAGGCCAGCGGCCGTGTAA
- the LOC103724215 gene encoding protein ENHANCED DISEASE RESISTANCE 2-like has translation MSKVVYEGWMVRHGRRKIGRSFIHMRYFVLETRVLAYYKRKPQDNMVPIKTLLIDGNCRVEDRGLKMHHGHMVYVLCVYNKKEKHHRITMAAFNIQEALIWREKIELVIDQQQDLKTANSNKVCAPFQYKSSMDNGRNASSSDQESQCSPEEEEENHPALLRRTTIGNGPPESVPDWTQELDSGLSNQNNSDQVFSRKHWRLVRCQNGLRIFEELLEVDYLPRSCSRAMKAVGVVEATCEAIFELVMSMDGTRFEWDCSFQYGSLVEEVDGHTAILYHRLQPSWFPMFVWPRDLCYVRYWRRNDDGSYVVLFRSREHPNCGPQPGFVRAHIESGGFNISPLKSRNGRPRTQVQHLMQIDLKGWGVGYFPPFQQHCLLQMLNNVAGLREWFSQTDESHTVPRMSVMVNMTSNSASSRKEQKTQENSIQPNLSLDQMHSNSRHSVMLDEDSDEDEDYQIPEPEQEAYAVKLENAIRHADEEPSDQIDLSGFSGNLRRDDQEKSRDCWRISDGNNFRVRSNHFIYDKTKIPAGKHLMELVAVDWFKDVKRMDHVATRKGCAVQVASEKGLFSLAINVQVPGSTHYSMVFYFVTKQLVPGSLLQRFVDGDDEFRNSRFKLIPSVPKGSWIVRQSVGSTPCILGKAVDCTYIRGPKYLEIDVDIGSSTVANGVLGLVCGVITTLVVDMAFLVQGNTFDELPERLIGAVRVSHVELSSAVVPVLESGPSAE, from the exons ATGTCAAAGGTGGTCTATGAGGGATGGATGGTCCGGCATGGGCGGAGGAAGATCGGCCGCTCGTTCATCCACATGCGCTACTTTGTCCTCGAGACCAGAGTTCTCGCCTACTACAAGAGGAAACCTCAGGACAATATG GTTCCGATCAAGACTCTTCTTATAGATGGAAATTGCAGAGTGGAGGATAGGGGGCTCAAAATGCATCATGGACAT ATGGTTTATGTATTGTGTGTTTACAACAAAAAGGAGAAGCATCATCGAATAACG ATGGCAGCATTCAACATCCAGGAGGCTCTGATTTGGAGGGAAAAGATTGAGCTAGTCATTGATCAA CAACAAGATCTAAAGACCGCTAACAGCAATAAAGTCTGTGCTCCATTTCAATATAAATCCAGCATGGATAATGGAAGGAATGCCTCCTCCTCTGATCAGGAAAGTCA GTGTAGccccgaagaagaagaggagaaccaTCCCGCATTATTACGAAGAACGACAATTGGAAATG GTCCTCCTGAATCAGTACCTGACTGGACTCAAGAGCTTGATTCAGGGTTGTCAAATCAGAATAACTCTGATCAAGTTTTCTCCAGAAAACATTGGCGTCTCGTCCGATGCCAGAATG GGCTTCGCATTTTTGAAGAGCTTCTAGAAGTAGATTACCTC CCAAGGAGCTGCAGTAGAGCAATGAAGGCTGTTGGTGTGGTGGAGGCCACATGCGAAGCAATCTTTGAGCTTGTAATGAGCATGGATGGAACACGTTTTGA GTGGGATTGCAGCTTTCAATATGGCAGCTTAGTTGAGGAGGTGGATGGACACACTGCAATACTGTATCATAGACTACAGCCGAGCTGGTTCCCAAT GTTTGTGTGGCCCCGGGATCTTTGTTATGTGCGTTATTGGCGGCGTAATGATGATGGAAGTTATG TTGTTTTATTTCGGTCCAGGGAGCATCCTAACTGTGGTCCACAACCAGGATTCGTGAGAGCCCACATTGAGA GTGGTGGATTCAACATTTCTCCCCTAAAGTCTCGAAATGGGAGACCTCGAACTCAGGTACAGCATCTTATGCAGATTGATCTGAAGGGATGGGGTGTTGGTTATTTCCCACCATTTCAGCAACATTGTTTGCTTCAGATGTTGAACAACGTTGCTG GGCTGCGTGAATGGTTTTCTCAGACAGATGAAAGCCACACGGTTCCAAGGATGTCAGTAATGGTCAATATGACTTCGAATTCTGCTTCTTCTAGAAAGGAACAGAAAACACAGGAGAATTCCATTCAGCCTAATCTGTCACTGGATCAGATGCATTCTAATAGCAGACACTCTGTTATGTTGGATGAAGACTCTGATGAGGATGAGGATTATCAAATTCCAGAGCCTGAACAGGAG GCATATGCAGTCAAACTTGAAAACGCTATCAGACATGCAG ATGAGGAGCCTTCTGATCAAATTGATTTGTCTGGCTTTTCTGGCAATTTGCGCCGGGATGACCAGGAGAAAAGTCGTGATTGCTGGAGAATATCTGATGGGAATAACTTCAGAGTTCGTAGTAACCATTTTATATATGACAAAACCAAG ATTCCTGCTGGAAAGCATCTTATGGAGCTTGTAGCAGTTGATTGGTTTAAGGATGTGAAACGAATGGACCATGTGGCAACGCGAAAAGGCTGTGCAGTCCAA GTTGCATCAGAGAAAGGACTATTCTCATTGGCAATAAATGTGCAA GTTCCAGGCTCAACTCATTACAGTATGGTCTTTTATTTTGTAACAAAACAGCTGGTACCTGGATCACTATTGCAGCGTTTTGTTGATGGTGACGATGAGTTCCGTAATAGTAGGTTCAAGCTTATTCCTTCTGTTCCTAAG GGCTCTTGGATTGTACGCCAGAGTGTTGGAAGCACCCCTTGTATATTAGGCAAAGCAGTTGATTGCACCTACATTCGTGGACCCAAATACTTGGAA ATAGATGTTGATATTGGTTCTTCTACAGTGGCTAATGGAGTTTTAGGGCTTGTGTGTGGTGTGATTACAACACTGGTAGTTGATATGGCATTTCTTGTACAG GGAAACACTTTTGACGAGCTTCCAGAACGGCTTATTGGTGCTGTTCGCGTGTCACATGTCGAGCTGTCATCTGCAGTAGTGCCAGTGCTGGAGTCTGGCCCTTCAGCAGAATGA